A genomic region of Rhodanobacter sp. contains the following coding sequences:
- a CDS encoding carbohydrate-binding protein — MRIQIRHTRSALLALLLAAPLAHAQATNYAATHVDGDAGASTAIGHWLIQDSAKAQQGGAEISANGYATKGWYPVSGRSTVMAGLLENGTYKNVFHSDNLRAVQVPDSSGSLFVTPWWYRSEFVLPAAAKGMHTLLRTNGIIASADVWLNGTRVADSAGAYPVHDIDVTPWVHAGANTLALDVHPADPRMALTTSWVDWNPTPPDNNMGPWRGVDIVRTGPVELRWPQVIPSLALPDLAHADLAVKVEARNLDTVAHDATIAGTVAGVSLQQTIHLAAGQVQVVAFSPKTTPGLALDHPKIWWPIGMGEHPLYRLDLTATVDGAISDQAGATFGIRSVTSSLTRQGYRQFFVNGQPLLIRGAGWAPDMFLRDDPARMQAEFAYVRNLGLNTIRSEGKLEDQRFYDLADRDGILILAGWECCDKWESAAKTGGAPWDAADEKVAADSMASEARLLRNHPSVIGFLIGSDNAPPPAIATMYVDTLRAADWPLPIIAAATPQGTAETGPSGMKMAGPYDWIPPSYWYADKLGGAFGFDSEVSAGATIPRLEDLERMLSPQEQEALWKYPMLRQYHASADWSPFAVLTAFDEALAHRYGAPTSLADYVAKAQLDNYDNVRAQFEAFNAHMDAANPSTGVIYWMLNNAWPSLHWHLYDYYLNPAGAYYGAKKANEPLHIQYAYDTNAVVLVNHTLADAHGLQADIRVRNLDGRVRYRKHVQGIDLAGNRARQLLALPAVAGLSRTYFIELELSDAAGKPVSRNVYWLSTQPDVLDWAHSNWYLTPLTGYADLTALKSLPAATNDIRATTRREGDEEVTTVTLSVPASSRAVALLLHAAIRRGAHGGLALPIRWSDNDVTLWPGESLVLTARYAAQDTTAPQVEVDGWNVPRRSVQAASKPSD, encoded by the coding sequence AACGGCTACGCCACCAAGGGCTGGTACCCGGTCAGCGGCCGCTCCACGGTGATGGCCGGATTGCTGGAGAACGGCACCTACAAGAACGTGTTCCACAGCGACAACCTGCGTGCCGTGCAGGTGCCGGATTCCAGCGGCAGCCTGTTCGTGACGCCGTGGTGGTATCGCAGCGAGTTCGTGCTGCCGGCCGCTGCGAAGGGCATGCATACCCTGCTGCGCACCAACGGCATCATCGCCAGCGCCGACGTGTGGTTGAACGGGACCCGCGTCGCCGACAGCGCCGGCGCCTACCCCGTCCACGACATCGACGTGACGCCGTGGGTGCATGCGGGCGCCAACACGCTTGCGCTGGACGTGCATCCGGCCGATCCGCGGATGGCGCTGACCACAAGCTGGGTGGACTGGAACCCCACGCCGCCGGACAACAACATGGGCCCGTGGCGCGGCGTGGACATCGTGCGCACCGGCCCGGTCGAGCTGCGCTGGCCGCAGGTGATCCCGTCGCTGGCGCTGCCCGACCTTGCGCACGCCGACCTGGCCGTGAAGGTGGAAGCGCGGAACCTCGACACGGTGGCGCACGATGCGACGATCGCCGGCACGGTGGCCGGCGTCTCCCTGCAGCAAACCATCCACCTCGCAGCGGGACAGGTGCAGGTGGTCGCGTTCTCGCCGAAGACCACGCCCGGCCTCGCGCTGGACCATCCAAAAATCTGGTGGCCGATCGGCATGGGCGAGCATCCGCTGTACCGGCTCGACCTCACCGCCACGGTCGACGGCGCGATCTCCGACCAGGCCGGCGCCACCTTCGGCATACGCAGCGTCACTTCCAGCCTCACCAGGCAGGGCTACCGCCAGTTCTTCGTCAACGGCCAGCCGTTGCTGATCCGCGGCGCGGGCTGGGCGCCGGACATGTTCCTGCGCGACGACCCCGCGCGCATGCAGGCCGAGTTCGCCTACGTGCGCAACCTCGGCCTCAACACCATCCGCAGCGAGGGCAAGCTGGAAGACCAGCGCTTCTACGACCTCGCCGACCGCGACGGCATCCTGATCCTGGCCGGCTGGGAGTGCTGCGACAAGTGGGAGTCGGCTGCCAAGACCGGCGGCGCGCCGTGGGATGCCGCCGACGAGAAGGTGGCTGCCGATTCCATGGCCAGCGAGGCGCGCCTGTTGCGCAACCATCCCTCGGTGATCGGCTTCCTGATCGGCAGCGACAACGCGCCGCCGCCGGCCATCGCGACGATGTACGTGGATACGCTGCGCGCGGCGGACTGGCCGCTGCCGATCATCGCGGCGGCCACGCCGCAGGGCACCGCCGAGACCGGCCCCTCCGGCATGAAGATGGCCGGACCCTACGACTGGATCCCGCCCTCGTACTGGTACGCCGACAAGCTCGGCGGCGCGTTCGGATTCGACTCCGAGGTCAGCGCGGGCGCCACCATCCCGCGGCTGGAAGACCTTGAGCGCATGCTGTCGCCGCAGGAGCAGGAGGCACTGTGGAAGTACCCCATGCTGCGCCAGTACCACGCCTCGGCGGACTGGTCGCCGTTCGCCGTGCTGACGGCGTTCGACGAGGCGCTGGCGCACCGCTACGGCGCCCCCACCAGCCTGGCCGACTATGTCGCCAAGGCCCAACTCGACAACTACGACAACGTGCGCGCGCAGTTCGAGGCGTTCAACGCGCACATGGACGCGGCCAACCCTTCCACCGGCGTGATCTACTGGATGCTCAACAACGCCTGGCCTTCGCTGCACTGGCACCTGTACGACTACTACCTCAACCCGGCCGGCGCGTACTACGGCGCCAAGAAGGCCAACGAGCCGCTGCACATCCAGTACGCCTACGACACGAACGCCGTCGTGCTGGTGAACCACACGCTGGCCGACGCGCACGGCCTGCAGGCCGACATCCGCGTGCGCAACCTGGACGGCCGCGTGCGTTACCGGAAGCACGTGCAAGGCATCGACCTCGCCGGCAACCGCGCGCGGCAACTGCTGGCGCTGCCGGCCGTTGCCGGCCTGTCGCGCACCTACTTCATCGAGCTGGAACTTTCCGATGCCGCCGGCAAGCCGGTCAGCCGCAACGTCTACTGGCTCTCCACGCAGCCGGACGTGCTCGACTGGGCGCACTCCAACTGGTATCTCACGCCGCTGACCGGGTACGCCGACCTGACCGCGCTGAAGTCGCTGCCGGCAGCGACCAACGACATCCGCGCAACGACGCGGCGCGAGGGCGACGAGGAGGTCACCACCGTGACGCTGTCGGTGCCCGCGTCGTCCAGGGCCGTGGCACTCTTACTGCACGCGGCGATCCGCCGCGGCGCACACGGCGGCCTCGCGCTGCCGATACGCTGGAGCGACAATGACGTCACACTGTGGCCCGGCGAGTCGCTGGTGTTGACTGCACGCTATGCGGCGCAGGACACAACCGCGCCGCAGGTCGAGGTGGACGGCTGGAACGTTCC